From a region of the Paenibacillus sp. FSL R10-2734 genome:
- a CDS encoding anti-sigma factor — MTAPWEEKDDQNLSKVIKKAKRKTMIRNTIISLVVTIIVLFGGMLGNAHLTSWLAMRGLDEERIMMEISSPNLHELRTELDLGFLSGKVELSTYKVVEGVPVVWDTKKLDFSMSSRFSLLNRGYSSINVPDPVMTSQNYEYYRGYNSQNGQREMMFYVPGVNYNGKVLNDLPALEQMEPGKLVEMAVSFDKGYTQAEVEKMLPTELTQTWYWVDTYDNKKKLEFISNDSSPNKYALPESARQVYGYGVKWEGLFKPKPEDFLQSLAFGLQKKGKYYGEFERISNYLKKNKVAPDASDVQLLGVVVTGTAKELQSLRGKPYVNTAVLGAVVDKY, encoded by the coding sequence ATGACAGCACCATGGGAAGAAAAGGATGATCAGAACCTTTCAAAAGTAATTAAGAAAGCAAAACGAAAAACAATGATTCGTAATACGATCATTTCTCTGGTTGTGACAATTATAGTGTTGTTCGGCGGGATGTTGGGTAATGCCCATCTGACAAGCTGGTTAGCGATGCGTGGACTGGATGAGGAAAGGATCATGATGGAAATTAGTAGTCCTAACCTTCATGAGTTGAGAACTGAGCTGGATCTAGGCTTTTTATCGGGCAAAGTTGAACTGAGTACTTACAAGGTTGTTGAGGGTGTACCTGTCGTGTGGGATACTAAAAAGCTGGATTTTAGTATGAGCAGTCGTTTTTCTCTGCTTAATAGGGGATACTCTAGTATTAATGTTCCTGATCCAGTTATGACAAGCCAAAATTATGAATATTACCGAGGATATAATAGTCAAAATGGACAGCGAGAAATGATGTTTTATGTGCCAGGAGTGAATTACAACGGAAAAGTACTGAATGACCTGCCTGCGCTCGAACAAATGGAACCTGGCAAGCTGGTAGAGATGGCCGTCTCGTTTGATAAAGGCTATACACAAGCCGAAGTAGAGAAAATGCTGCCAACAGAATTGACGCAGACTTGGTATTGGGTGGATACGTATGACAACAAGAAAAAACTTGAATTTATCTCGAACGATAGTAGTCCAAATAAATACGCGTTGCCGGAATCAGCGAGACAAGTATATGGTTATGGCGTCAAATGGGAAGGGCTATTTAAACCGAAACCAGAGGATTTTTTACAATCACTAGCATTTGGGCTTCAGAAGAAGGGCAAGTATTACGGAGAGTTTGAGAGGATCTCGAATTATTTGAAAAAAAATAAAGTAGCGCCGGATGCCAGTGACGTACAGCTACTCGGAGTCGTCGTTACTGGAACTGCGAAGGAGCTGCAAAGTCTTAGAGGAAAGCCATATGTAAATACGGCAGTTCTCGGAGCGGTTGTAGATAAATATTAA
- a CDS encoding GNAT family N-acetyltransferase, whose translation MSSKSNVRIEQLLTIEESIDELSELLIQVVEDGASIGFLPPLDPSAATLYWQNVLAPDVILFLAKMNDIIAGSVQLHLCTKPNGSHRAEIAKLMTHPNYRRNGIARSLMQQAEERAKQEERKLLVLDTREGDPSNLLYTSMGYIQAGRIPSFAISANGELHATIFYYRIIG comes from the coding sequence ATGTCTAGTAAGAGCAATGTAAGAATAGAACAATTACTAACAATTGAAGAATCTATTGATGAGCTTTCAGAGCTCCTAATACAAGTTGTGGAGGATGGAGCCTCCATTGGTTTCTTACCTCCGTTAGATCCATCAGCTGCTACATTATATTGGCAAAATGTCTTGGCTCCCGATGTTATCCTTTTTCTCGCAAAAATGAATGACATCATCGCCGGAAGCGTACAACTACATTTATGTACAAAACCAAATGGAAGCCACCGAGCCGAAATCGCAAAGCTAATGACACACCCCAATTATCGCCGTAATGGGATTGCTCGTTCACTAATGCAACAGGCTGAAGAAAGAGCTAAGCAGGAAGAGCGGAAGTTATTAGTGCTTGATACAAGAGAAGGTGACCCATCCAACCTCCTTTATACTTCAATGGGCTACATACAAGCGGGACGTATTCCGAGCTTTGCTATATCAGCTAATGGTGAATTACATGCGACGATCTTTTATTATAGGATCATTGGCTAG
- a CDS encoding class I SAM-dependent methyltransferase has product MPTHPFVSRFFVNSDARREKLIYDFPESWWSRPFEYEWCINFISPHGVVLDAACGIPHPLKFYLAGVCAEVYACDMDSRVIYREAILDTITDEIGEKAAKQVIARRTNNLHFAQANLTELPYEDESFDTIFCISVLEHLTLENTVGTLREFHRTLNEEGLLVLTFDYPTVNLSLMNDLLLQAGFQYWGETDFELPSDAVYTDLWGGLHCFRAVLKKSKE; this is encoded by the coding sequence ATGCCAACACATCCCTTTGTCTCGCGTTTTTTTGTAAACTCTGATGCTCGTCGTGAGAAGTTAATTTATGATTTTCCGGAATCCTGGTGGAGCCGTCCCTTTGAATATGAGTGGTGTATTAACTTCATTTCTCCACATGGTGTGGTGCTGGATGCAGCTTGTGGTATTCCTCATCCCTTGAAGTTTTATTTAGCTGGGGTTTGTGCAGAGGTCTATGCTTGCGATATGGACAGCAGGGTTATTTACCGGGAGGCCATTCTAGATACAATTACAGATGAGATCGGGGAAAAAGCGGCGAAGCAGGTTATCGCGAGAAGAACTAACAACTTACATTTTGCTCAAGCCAATCTTACAGAGCTGCCTTATGAGGATGAGAGCTTTGACACTATTTTTTGCATATCGGTGCTGGAGCATTTGACCTTAGAGAATACGGTGGGCACTTTACGGGAATTTCACCGAACGTTGAACGAAGAAGGGCTACTCGTGCTAACGTTTGATTACCCGACGGTAAACCTAAGTCTTATGAATGATCTACTGCTGCAAGCTGGATTTCAGTATTGGGGGGAGACCGATTTCGAGTTGCCTTCTGATGCTGTGTATACAGATTTGTGGGGTGGGTTACATTGCTTCAGGGCTGTTTTGAAAAAATCAAAGGAATAA
- a CDS encoding S-layer homology domain-containing protein yields MTKLLVLSLITGAIVICGNASYSVNADTITPENTGVYEEVDEEGDEDYEEDPKARLFPDLQNHWAKTLVWWAIGSQFMVGYEDGSFRPDQSITEAEFLKLYYLSYGYPKATSFGEEWTAAPYRMAKMWKHPVTGLQYQVARFTPITRMNAARLVASGLGVNYNEVDSVIYLLGNELLPLPNEPTLAGFRGNVPLTRVEAIEWMRMLKLKGVYTVSPRPEERSERKLLPPLPEQGTGLKDFETFPVSDRDFGIADSGRNLFIDFGSSRGLVEKHYGDSTGQDVFNYEMYNEISVHYDTAGRLDSWKIDTDVEKGGPIRTGTFGNIRPGVSTMADVLKAYGTYVAVSNNYGIVVSYWFENNDGVYEPRLSPFEIENMENGFCIGFGIDKQSLKVESILISTAQQAQYPRD; encoded by the coding sequence ATGACAAAGCTATTGGTATTAAGTCTTATTACAGGAGCTATTGTAATATGCGGAAATGCGAGTTATAGCGTTAATGCTGACACAATAACACCTGAGAATACAGGAGTATATGAAGAAGTAGACGAGGAAGGCGACGAGGACTATGAGGAGGATCCGAAAGCTAGATTGTTCCCTGATCTTCAAAATCATTGGGCAAAGACGTTGGTATGGTGGGCGATAGGCAGCCAATTCATGGTTGGTTATGAGGATGGTAGCTTCCGCCCAGATCAGTCCATTACAGAAGCGGAATTTCTGAAATTGTATTATCTTTCTTACGGATATCCAAAGGCTACTAGCTTTGGTGAAGAGTGGACAGCTGCACCGTATAGAATGGCTAAGATGTGGAAACATCCCGTTACTGGGCTTCAGTATCAAGTGGCAAGATTTACCCCAATTACAAGAATGAACGCTGCAAGGTTAGTTGCTTCCGGTCTAGGAGTGAATTACAACGAAGTGGATTCAGTGATTTATCTGCTGGGGAATGAGTTACTTCCACTTCCCAATGAGCCAACTTTAGCTGGATTCAGAGGAAACGTCCCGCTTACAAGAGTAGAGGCTATAGAGTGGATGAGAATGCTCAAGCTTAAGGGAGTTTATACCGTAAGTCCTCGTCCAGAAGAACGATCGGAGCGTAAGCTATTGCCTCCGTTACCGGAACAGGGTACAGGCTTGAAGGATTTTGAAACATTTCCGGTTTCTGATCGTGATTTTGGAATAGCTGACAGTGGACGTAATCTTTTTATTGATTTTGGTAGTTCAAGAGGGTTAGTTGAGAAGCACTACGGGGATTCAACAGGCCAAGATGTGTTCAACTATGAAATGTATAACGAGATATCTGTACATTATGATACAGCAGGTCGACTAGATTCATGGAAGATAGACACAGATGTTGAAAAGGGGGGGCCTATCCGCACAGGTACATTTGGAAATATTCGGCCTGGAGTAAGTACAATGGCAGATGTGCTAAAGGCATATGGTACATACGTTGCAGTGAGTAACAATTATGGGATTGTAGTGAGTTACTGGTTTGAGAACAATGATGGAGTGTATGAGCCAAGGTTGTCACCTTTCGAGATAGAGAATATGGAGAATGGGTTCTGTATAGGGTTTGGTATTGATAAACAATCGCTGAAAGTTGAAAGCATACTGATATCTACAGCTCAACAAGCACAGTACCCTAGGGATTAA
- a CDS encoding CapA family protein, whose protein sequence is MRFGSNVLRRLVLITLMLSLIFPSAIASSAASPSSEPIKLAFAGDILLDGFVGDQITKYGVNFPFAKVAPTLQKADIAFANLEMPVSIRGKAAEKTFAFRSKPAVLGGLTYAGIDGVSLANNHILDYGKDAMLDTLVHLDRNKIGHTGAGKDEAEAFKPYTKTVKGKKIGILGVSRVLSGPSWHAGKNRPGAASAYTSQPMLTAIQKMSKENDYTIVYIHWNEEFKDYPEKYARTLAKQMIDSGADIILGAHSHCLMGIEYYKNKPIYYSLGNFVFNRSTRGGEKTLHSMLVNFEINDAKVTSKITPVKIIGGQPNFMDDSYNRKTIKLMNTLSYNAVIDANGRVTEKQL, encoded by the coding sequence TTGAGATTCGGATCGAATGTTTTGCGCAGATTAGTACTCATTACACTCATGTTATCACTGATATTTCCTTCAGCCATTGCATCCAGTGCAGCTTCGCCATCCTCAGAGCCTATAAAGCTTGCTTTTGCCGGTGATATTCTCTTGGACGGTTTTGTCGGTGATCAGATCACCAAATACGGAGTGAACTTTCCGTTTGCGAAAGTCGCACCTACCTTGCAAAAGGCAGATATCGCCTTCGCGAATCTGGAAATGCCCGTGTCTATTCGTGGGAAGGCAGCAGAGAAAACCTTTGCCTTTAGGTCCAAACCAGCAGTGCTGGGTGGCTTAACCTATGCTGGGATTGACGGCGTGTCCTTGGCTAATAATCATATTTTGGATTACGGAAAAGACGCCATGCTCGACACGCTAGTGCATCTGGATCGAAACAAGATTGGCCATACTGGTGCAGGTAAAGATGAGGCTGAAGCATTCAAACCGTATACAAAGACGGTAAAGGGGAAGAAGATCGGGATCTTAGGCGTAAGCAGAGTGCTTTCAGGCCCTTCATGGCATGCTGGTAAGAATAGACCTGGAGCCGCCTCAGCGTACACCTCGCAGCCTATGCTTACAGCTATTCAGAAGATGTCTAAGGAGAATGATTACACGATTGTGTATATTCACTGGAATGAAGAGTTTAAGGATTACCCTGAGAAGTACGCTCGCACGCTAGCCAAACAGATGATTGATAGTGGTGCAGATATCATACTCGGCGCTCACAGCCATTGCCTGATGGGCATCGAATACTATAAAAACAAACCTATCTATTATTCACTTGGAAACTTTGTATTTAATCGTTCTACACGTGGGGGAGAGAAGACACTTCACTCGATGCTGGTGAACTTTGAGATTAATGATGCCAAGGTGACGAGTAAGATTACGCCAGTCAAAATTATAGGTGGCCAGCCCAACTTTATGGACGATTCTTACAATAGGAAGACAATCAAGCTAATGAATACCCTCTCTTATAATGCAGTTATCGATGCGAATGGCAGGGTCACGGAGAAGCAACTTTAA
- a CDS encoding helix-turn-helix domain-containing protein yields the protein MDTAKSTSNYIPKTPLTIECNVEKTLEVLGGKWAFLVLRELFNGTQRFGALQRKITNVSPRALTSTLRHLEEHGVLERNVFPTVPVTVEYSLTPKGEDLHQILKEMKLWSAKWT from the coding sequence TTGGATACAGCTAAATCTACCAGTAATTATATCCCTAAAACCCCACTTACTATTGAATGTAATGTAGAAAAAACACTTGAAGTATTGGGCGGAAAATGGGCTTTTCTTGTGCTAAGGGAGCTGTTTAATGGCACCCAACGCTTTGGAGCACTACAGCGAAAAATCACTAATGTTAGCCCCCGTGCGTTAACTAGTACGTTGCGCCATTTAGAGGAACACGGTGTGCTTGAGCGCAACGTATTTCCTACCGTACCGGTTACAGTGGAATATTCATTAACTCCAAAAGGTGAGGATTTACATCAAATTTTGAAGGAAATGAAGCTATGGTCGGCCAAATGGACGTAG
- a CDS encoding IS110 family transposase, with protein MKNTIKYVGLDVSKEKIAVAIADEGREPARYYGAISHTPDAVARMIRKIKGTGITLEVCYEAGPTGYDLYRWLTKMGISCVVIAPSRMPQRPGDAIKTDRRDAEKLAQLHRAGELTAIHVPTPELEALRDLIRAREDARQDLHRVRQRLIHFLLRHQIHKPEGMKKRWTKRYREWLSMLKFNNVAQEKVFAESLQQLREVEERIKRLEAAMREEAQICPYAPVIQALQGLRGIALLTAMTLVVEIGNFERFRSPAQLMSYLGLVPREYSSGASTKRGSLTKTGNSGVRRALVESAWSYRHRPAVKGDLAVRLEGQSAHVHETSWKAQERLHSKYLKLVRRGKHRNLTMAAVGRELVGFIWSIAVDAERKMA; from the coding sequence ATGAAGAATACCATAAAATACGTAGGTTTGGATGTATCAAAAGAAAAAATTGCGGTGGCGATTGCAGATGAGGGTCGAGAACCCGCACGATATTATGGAGCCATATCTCATACCCCAGATGCTGTGGCTCGAATGATTCGGAAAATCAAAGGTACAGGGATTACACTGGAGGTCTGCTATGAAGCCGGGCCTACGGGGTACGACTTATATCGCTGGCTGACGAAAATGGGGATTTCCTGCGTGGTAATCGCACCTTCGCGTATGCCACAGCGTCCCGGCGATGCTATAAAAACCGATCGACGGGATGCTGAAAAACTGGCTCAACTGCACCGCGCAGGAGAATTGACTGCGATCCATGTGCCGACTCCTGAACTCGAAGCCTTAAGAGATCTCATTCGTGCACGAGAAGATGCTAGGCAGGACTTACATCGGGTTCGGCAACGGCTCATTCATTTTCTGTTGCGTCACCAAATTCACAAGCCAGAAGGCATGAAAAAACGTTGGACCAAAAGGTACCGGGAATGGCTGTCTATGTTGAAGTTTAATAATGTAGCTCAAGAAAAAGTTTTCGCGGAATCCCTGCAACAGCTCCGGGAAGTGGAGGAGCGAATCAAGCGACTTGAAGCCGCAATGCGAGAAGAAGCACAGATCTGTCCATACGCACCTGTCATTCAAGCGTTGCAAGGTCTGCGGGGAATTGCCCTGCTGACGGCTATGACTTTAGTTGTCGAGATTGGAAATTTTGAGCGTTTTCGTTCACCGGCTCAGCTCATGAGTTACCTGGGACTAGTGCCACGGGAGTATTCATCGGGAGCAAGTACCAAAAGAGGAAGTCTTACAAAAACCGGAAATTCCGGTGTGCGACGTGCACTGGTGGAGTCCGCATGGAGTTACCGTCACCGTCCTGCAGTTAAAGGAGATTTAGCAGTGCGCTTAGAGGGTCAGAGTGCTCATGTCCATGAAACGTCGTGGAAAGCCCAAGAACGGTTACACAGCAAGTATTTAAAGTTAGTCAGACGTGGGAAACACCGAAATTTAACTATGGCTGCGGTAGGTCGTGAGTTAGTTGGATTCATCTGGTCAATAGCGGTAGATGCAGAACGGAAAATGGCGTAG
- a CDS encoding sugar O-acetyltransferase, translating to MATNKENMIAGKLYMAGGEELARDSKRSRMLTRLFNNTTEEQGEYRVELLKQLFESTGKSLHVEPPFRCDYGSNITVGNNFYANFDCIILDVAKVTIGENVLFGPRVGVYTAGHPIDTDVRISMLEFGTPITIGNNVWVGGNAVINPGVNIGNNVIIGAGSVVTKDIPDNVIAVGNPCRVLREITEDDKQHWEKLKEEYYRDTEQ from the coding sequence ATGGCAACAAACAAAGAGAATATGATTGCAGGAAAGCTCTACATGGCTGGTGGTGAAGAATTAGCTAGAGACAGTAAAAGATCCAGAATGCTTACCCGTTTATTTAACAATACAACGGAAGAACAAGGCGAATATAGAGTAGAATTACTTAAGCAATTATTCGAGTCTACGGGCAAATCATTGCATGTTGAGCCGCCTTTCCGCTGTGATTATGGTAGCAATATTACCGTCGGGAATAACTTTTACGCTAATTTTGACTGCATTATCCTTGACGTAGCAAAAGTAACTATAGGTGAGAATGTTCTCTTTGGGCCCAGAGTAGGCGTATATACCGCTGGCCATCCCATTGATACGGACGTTCGTATTAGTATGCTCGAATTTGGTACACCGATTACCATTGGAAACAATGTGTGGGTTGGCGGAAATGCCGTAATCAATCCTGGGGTAAATATCGGCAACAATGTAATCATCGGCGCAGGTTCAGTCGTAACTAAAGATATCCCTGACAATGTAATTGCGGTGGGGAACCCTTGCAGAGTGCTAAGAGAAATTACTGAGGATGATAAACAACACTGGGAAAAGCTTAAAGAAGAGTATTACAGAGACACCGAGCAATAA
- a CDS encoding aldo/keto reductase family protein — protein sequence MKYRRLGGTGLKVSEISLGSWLTYGGYVERDNAVKAIETAYDLGVNFFDTANVYEKGAAEKVLGETLRNYPRESYVLATKVFGEMGTGPNDRGLSRKHITEQCHASLKRLGVEYVDIMYCHRFDTETPIEETLRALDDLVRQGKVYYVGVSEWTAAQMTEALAVADRYLLDHIVVNQPIYNMFERYIEKEIIPLGERRGIGQVVFSPLAQGLLTGKYNTDIPEDSRAAKLDRLKKAITEEKIDKVRQLSGVASELNISVGNLALAWILRQPNVASALVGASRPEQVEESVKASGIELTEDTLKQVEAILS from the coding sequence ATGAAATATCGTAGATTAGGTGGAACTGGCCTAAAAGTTAGCGAGATTAGCTTGGGAAGCTGGCTGACATACGGAGGATACGTAGAAAGAGATAATGCTGTTAAAGCCATTGAAACCGCTTACGACCTAGGCGTGAATTTTTTTGATACGGCAAATGTTTACGAAAAGGGTGCTGCTGAGAAAGTACTAGGCGAGACTCTGCGAAACTATCCGAGAGAATCCTATGTGCTCGCAACTAAAGTATTTGGCGAAATGGGAACGGGTCCTAACGACCGTGGTTTATCCCGTAAGCATATCACTGAGCAGTGCCATGCCAGCTTGAAGCGTCTCGGAGTAGAATACGTGGATATAATGTATTGCCACCGTTTTGATACGGAAACTCCAATTGAAGAGACCTTACGTGCGCTGGATGATCTAGTTCGTCAGGGTAAGGTGTATTATGTCGGAGTTAGTGAATGGACTGCGGCGCAAATGACGGAAGCGTTAGCTGTAGCAGATCGCTATTTGCTAGATCATATCGTGGTTAATCAGCCGATTTATAATATGTTCGAACGTTATATTGAAAAAGAAATCATTCCGCTCGGCGAGCGCCGTGGTATTGGACAGGTTGTATTTTCTCCGCTAGCTCAAGGTTTGTTAACTGGAAAGTATAACACCGATATTCCTGAGGATAGTCGCGCAGCTAAGCTGGATCGGCTGAAGAAGGCGATTACGGAAGAGAAGATTGACAAGGTTCGTCAATTGAGCGGAGTCGCTTCGGAGCTGAATATTTCCGTAGGAAATCTGGCTTTAGCTTGGATATTGCGTCAACCTAATGTGGCTAGTGCGCTGGTGGGTGCCAGTCGTCCGGAGCAGGTCGAAGAGAGTGTCAAAGCTTCTGGAATAGAGCTCACCGAGGATACTTTGAAACAAGTTGAAGCGATCCTTAGCTAG
- a CDS encoding ROK family protein — MKEGTKSTIASATGLSIATCGNILNELMETGEVIETELEASNGGRPARRFIYNVDFSYIACIYAKIEDGQQSLTYAVTNSVGERVDDGYMKLECIDAVTIDHLVGTLIQAYNNIKAIGIGIPGLVHRGVINICDIKTLIDAPLESLLREKYEVEVTVENDMNLTVYGFYKQQDYEEDKTIVVLTFIKGAFPGAGMMIDGHIHKGNTRFAGEVSFLPFGISREEQFIRLGQTETFIPLAAHTISSLTAVINPETIALTGEQVRQEDVPQIYQHCLEFIPEEHMPHLIVLDHPDDYYMNGLIAITLESLTYSLQLVEKRR; from the coding sequence ATGAAAGAAGGAACCAAATCAACGATCGCAAGCGCCACCGGGTTAAGTATTGCCACCTGCGGAAATATCTTGAATGAACTTATGGAGACCGGTGAAGTCATTGAGACTGAGCTAGAAGCTTCGAATGGAGGTCGACCAGCTCGAAGATTTATCTATAATGTCGATTTCTCCTATATCGCATGTATCTATGCCAAAATCGAAGATGGTCAGCAATCCTTAACCTACGCAGTGACCAATTCTGTCGGCGAACGTGTGGATGATGGATATATGAAGCTTGAGTGTATTGACGCAGTAACCATTGATCATTTAGTAGGTACACTAATTCAAGCCTATAACAACATCAAGGCAATTGGTATTGGAATCCCCGGACTGGTCCACAGAGGTGTCATCAATATTTGTGATATCAAGACCTTAATTGATGCTCCTTTAGAATCACTGCTGAGAGAGAAATACGAGGTTGAAGTCACCGTCGAAAATGATATGAATCTGACCGTTTACGGATTCTATAAACAACAGGATTACGAAGAGGATAAGACCATCGTCGTGCTGACCTTTATCAAAGGCGCCTTTCCAGGTGCAGGAATGATGATCGACGGGCATATTCACAAAGGTAATACTAGATTCGCGGGCGAAGTCTCATTTTTACCGTTTGGAATCTCGCGTGAGGAGCAATTCATTCGTTTAGGGCAGACGGAAACGTTTATCCCCTTGGCAGCTCATACCATCTCTTCATTGACGGCAGTTATTAACCCTGAGACTATAGCGCTCACAGGCGAGCAAGTTAGACAAGAGGATGTGCCACAAATCTATCAACATTGTCTGGAATTCATTCCAGAAGAGCATATGCCTCACCTAATTGTGCTGGATCACCCTGATGATTATTACATGAACGGATTAATTGCGATCACGCTGGAAAGTTTGACCTATTCGTTGCAACTGGTTGAGAAGCGTCGGTAA
- a CDS encoding MFS transporter, giving the protein MQLATIFLGFIVFGISENIKGPAIPRIQFDFSLDEKQLGTLLSLNALGYLIACSFTAVLVRKWGIKAVSIIAFASMVFSGVLIYISHSYPLFSASYFLMYIGNGMLEIGLAILGARIFVKNTGTMMNLSHFFYGFSSTLAPLLATGLMTVSVFGHTLDWRGMYLIMLSLSLLPILFALRSTFPGDDLPHEDRIPLKTLVRDPALWLMVLILSFGVVSELAVGGWLVNFLEKAYEWDTVTASGMLSTFFLCFSLARLLLGPVTDKIGFNLSLIIFSAFSALCTFAAILGGEKLAFLFAAAGIGIAMIYPTVMAFIAKRYPHGSDTAITFTVTLMGVGSVIGNYAIGAVIEGVKRLYGAESQTGLLRGLQAGYGFIGLCAAICAISGCVLYRYLHRRQELI; this is encoded by the coding sequence ATGCAATTGGCAACGATCTTTTTGGGGTTTATTGTGTTTGGGATATCAGAAAATATTAAAGGGCCAGCCATTCCAAGAATTCAGTTTGACTTTAGTCTGGATGAAAAGCAGCTAGGTACCCTGTTATCCCTAAACGCACTAGGGTATTTGATCGCCTGTTCCTTTACAGCTGTATTGGTTCGTAAGTGGGGGATCAAGGCTGTCAGTATTATCGCTTTCGCATCCATGGTATTCTCAGGCGTTCTAATTTACATCTCCCATAGCTATCCCCTCTTCTCGGCTTCATACTTCCTGATGTATATCGGAAACGGAATGCTTGAGATTGGACTTGCCATTCTGGGAGCACGTATCTTCGTTAAAAATACCGGGACTATGATGAACTTATCCCATTTCTTTTATGGGTTTAGTTCCACGTTAGCTCCGCTGCTAGCAACAGGGTTAATGACAGTAAGTGTATTCGGTCATACACTTGATTGGCGCGGGATGTATCTAATTATGCTTAGCCTTTCTTTGCTACCTATTCTATTTGCTTTACGGAGTACGTTTCCGGGTGACGATCTTCCGCATGAGGACCGAATTCCATTAAAAACGCTGGTCCGTGATCCGGCTTTGTGGCTAATGGTTCTTATCCTTTCCTTCGGGGTTGTGTCGGAGCTTGCCGTAGGCGGATGGCTCGTAAACTTCCTTGAAAAAGCATATGAGTGGGATACCGTCACAGCTTCTGGAATGCTGTCCACCTTCTTTCTCTGTTTCTCGTTAGCAAGGCTCTTGCTTGGACCGGTAACAGATAAAATTGGATTCAATCTATCGCTCATCATCTTTTCAGCCTTCTCTGCCCTGTGCACATTTGCCGCAATTTTGGGTGGAGAAAAGCTCGCCTTTCTATTCGCCGCAGCAGGCATTGGGATTGCGATGATTTATCCTACGGTTATGGCTTTTATCGCAAAGAGATATCCGCATGGTAGCGACACTGCCATCACATTTACAGTTACATTAATGGGTGTGGGCAGCGTGATTGGTAACTATGCTATAGGTGCAGTGATCGAAGGTGTGAAACGGCTTTACGGTGCAGAGTCGCAAACAGGCTTGCTACGTGGACTTCAAGCAGGATATGGCTTTATTGGATTATGTGCGGCGATATGCGCAATATCCGGTTGTGTGCTGTATCGTTATTTACATCGTCGCCAAGAACTTATCTAG
- a CDS encoding RNA polymerase sigma factor encodes MKPGQLHQILQPKMLEIQKYLIRLGAPAADAEDIVQDTVYKALLYIDSIDENKFSAWLYKVAINRYYDLCRRSKRIVIPIDDVDVPDMELPEDHLLLKEKREDIDRVLAELLPLHKQLIIMKYELELSYEEIAELLGITTDTVKSALFRARKQFQKKYRGEAE; translated from the coding sequence ATGAAGCCCGGGCAGCTACATCAGATACTTCAACCGAAAATGCTAGAAATCCAAAAATACTTGATTCGTCTCGGGGCACCTGCAGCCGACGCGGAAGATATCGTACAGGATACGGTGTATAAGGCACTTTTGTACATCGACTCCATTGATGAGAACAAATTCAGTGCATGGCTATATAAGGTTGCGATTAATCGTTATTATGATTTGTGCCGCCGCAGCAAGCGGATAGTCATTCCTATTGATGATGTGGATGTGCCAGACATGGAACTGCCGGAGGATCATTTGCTGTTAAAAGAAAAACGGGAAGATATCGACCGCGTTCTTGCGGAACTGCTTCCACTCCATAAGCAACTCATTATCATGAAGTACGAGCTGGAGTTGTCTTACGAAGAGATCGCTGAGCTTCTTGGGATCACGACGGATACAGTCAAGTCGGCATTGTTTCGCGCCCGCAAGCAATTTCAAAAAAAGTATAGAGGTGAAGCGGAATGA